From Pseudonocardia autotrophica, one genomic window encodes:
- a CDS encoding ABC transporter substrate-binding protein, with translation MARTLPGTVAALVAAAALVAGCSGGSTGADDSAAGTDGSTTVTLAVNPSAQTAPLFLGIQDGIFARHGLDIEVVPQTDVAAIISGVASGQYDFGFATVVHVINSNINGIPIRAVATVEGQQKAAEDPEEGNALVAGPGTGISSAGDLGGKTLGVIGLSSLNTLAAWDMAAKQGVDPASIELVQLPFGQMAAALAAGDVDAAVIQAPFIADAVERGATIIGKPNVETFPDMAVGLFTSSQNYIDSNEAQVQAFSTAMVEAQEYATANIDKAKLTLVDNLGITPEAAEAAKWNTDSNPHVNVEGFATAQELLKKYAGETGEVDVTTLVWPGALAPEQE, from the coding sequence ATGGCACGAACCCTCCCCGGGACCGTCGCCGCCCTGGTGGCGGCCGCGGCCCTGGTCGCCGGTTGCTCCGGTGGCTCCACCGGAGCGGACGACTCCGCGGCCGGCACCGACGGCAGCACCACGGTGACGCTGGCGGTGAACCCCTCCGCCCAGACGGCGCCGCTGTTCCTGGGCATCCAGGACGGGATCTTCGCCCGACACGGCCTGGACATCGAGGTGGTGCCGCAGACCGACGTCGCCGCCATCATCTCCGGTGTCGCCAGCGGACAGTACGACTTCGGCTTCGCCACCGTGGTCCACGTGATCAACTCCAACATCAACGGCATCCCGATCCGTGCGGTGGCGACGGTGGAGGGCCAGCAGAAGGCGGCCGAGGACCCCGAGGAGGGCAACGCTCTGGTGGCCGGCCCCGGCACGGGCATCAGCTCGGCCGGTGACCTTGGCGGCAAGACCCTCGGCGTGATCGGCCTGTCCTCGCTCAACACCCTGGCCGCCTGGGACATGGCGGCGAAGCAGGGTGTCGACCCGGCAAGCATCGAGCTGGTCCAGCTGCCGTTCGGGCAGATGGCGGCCGCGCTGGCCGCCGGCGACGTCGACGCCGCGGTCATCCAGGCCCCGTTCATCGCCGACGCCGTCGAGCGGGGAGCGACGATCATCGGCAAGCCGAACGTCGAGACCTTCCCCGACATGGCCGTCGGCCTGTTCACCAGCAGCCAGAACTACATCGACTCCAACGAGGCCCAGGTCCAGGCGTTCTCCACCGCCATGGTCGAGGCCCAGGAGTACGCGACGGCCAACATCGACAAGGCCAAGCTGACGCTGGTGGACAACCTCGGCATCACCCCCGAGGCCGCCGAGGCGGCGAAGTGGAACACCGACAGCAACCCGCACGTCAACGTCGAGGGTTTCGCCACGGCCCAGGAGCTGCTCAAGAAGTACGCCGGGGAGACCGGCGAGGTCGATGTGACGACGCTGGTGTGGCCGGGAGCCCTGGCACCCGAACAGGAGTGA
- a CDS encoding LysR substrate-binding domain-containing protein produces the protein MELRHLRYFVAVAQTLHYRKAAERLHIVQPALSKQISALEGELGVQLLERDRRHVALTDAGSAFLHEAIAVLAQADVAKARAVAVSKGEIGQLSVGFIQPALADLLPRALRRFRREYPGVRIRLTELTNRGAAEQVSDRTVHCAFVRLPVDLRGALTAEPISQQDVSLAVPDSHPLAAQESVDIRELAGEELILIDRQVEPQLHDYYTSLCNEAGFSPDIAHTVNSTWVALGLVAGGLGVAFAPSSAKLVGQQGVAYRPLVGATPRLNIGLLWDDKACPEVLANFLRMRSWEARP, from the coding sequence ATGGAACTCCGACACCTGCGCTACTTCGTCGCCGTGGCCCAGACGCTGCACTACCGCAAGGCCGCCGAACGCCTGCACATCGTGCAGCCCGCGCTGAGCAAGCAGATCTCGGCGCTGGAAGGTGAGCTGGGGGTGCAGCTGCTCGAACGCGACCGACGGCACGTGGCACTCACCGATGCCGGCAGCGCCTTCCTGCACGAGGCGATCGCCGTGCTCGCCCAGGCCGACGTGGCCAAGGCCCGGGCGGTCGCCGTCAGCAAGGGCGAGATCGGCCAACTGTCGGTCGGCTTCATCCAACCGGCGCTGGCCGATCTGTTGCCGCGCGCCCTGCGGCGGTTCCGCCGCGAGTATCCGGGCGTCCGCATCCGGCTGACCGAACTGACCAACCGGGGTGCGGCGGAACAGGTCTCGGACCGGACCGTGCACTGCGCGTTCGTCCGTCTCCCGGTCGACCTGCGTGGCGCGCTCACCGCCGAACCGATCTCGCAGCAGGACGTCTCACTCGCCGTCCCGGACAGCCACCCCCTCGCCGCGCAGGAGTCGGTCGACATCCGGGAGCTGGCCGGTGAGGAGCTCATCCTGATCGACCGGCAGGTCGAACCGCAGCTGCACGACTACTACACGTCGCTGTGCAACGAAGCCGGCTTCAGCCCCGACATCGCACACACGGTGAACTCCACCTGGGTCGCGCTCGGGCTGGTCGCCGGCGGCCTGGGGGTCGCCTTCGCGCCGTCGTCGGCCAAGCTCGTCGGCCAGCAGGGGGTGGCCTACCGGCCGCTCGTGGGAGCAACCCCCCGGCTCAACATCGGCCTGCTCTGGGACGACAAGGCCTGTCCCGAGGTACTGGCCAATTTCCTTCGGATGCGCTCGTGGGAGGCACGACCATGA
- a CDS encoding alpha/beta fold hydrolase, with protein sequence MTEVESTRRVVDGHGIRLVTAGSGPPLVYLHGLGDTGALLPVLAGLARTGTRTVIRPDHPGFLDSDPFAGDSVRELAAVHVALLGDLALGPVDLVGCSFGGWIAAEVALSAPGSVRTLTLIDPAGLPGDGSAPNAFSTDPALMLDLTVHDPARRAALRATPPDERVARGLARSRDTARRLAEDPYMCDPTLASRLASLRMPVQLFWGAEDGVIPVGYALDWQRALPADTRVEIIDEAGHLPHVERPDEFLARFAPVAV encoded by the coding sequence TTGACCGAGGTCGAGAGCACCCGGAGGGTGGTCGACGGGCACGGGATCCGGCTGGTGACCGCTGGTTCCGGTCCGCCGCTGGTGTACCTCCACGGCCTGGGTGACACCGGCGCGCTGCTGCCCGTCCTCGCCGGCCTCGCCCGGACCGGCACCCGCACGGTGATCCGCCCCGACCACCCCGGGTTCCTCGACAGCGACCCCTTCGCCGGTGATTCGGTGCGCGAGCTCGCCGCCGTGCACGTCGCCCTGCTCGGCGATCTCGCCCTCGGCCCGGTCGATCTGGTCGGATGCTCGTTCGGCGGGTGGATCGCCGCGGAGGTCGCCCTCTCGGCTCCCGGGTCGGTGCGCACGCTGACCCTGATCGACCCGGCGGGCCTGCCCGGCGACGGCAGCGCACCCAACGCCTTCAGCACCGATCCCGCGCTGATGCTGGATCTCACGGTGCACGATCCCGCTCGCCGGGCCGCGCTGCGGGCGACCCCGCCCGACGAGCGGGTCGCCCGTGGCCTGGCCCGCAGCCGGGACACCGCGCGGCGGCTCGCCGAGGACCCGTACATGTGCGATCCGACCCTGGCCTCCCGGCTGGCCTCGCTGCGCATGCCCGTTCAGCTGTTCTGGGGCGCCGAGGACGGCGTCATCCCGGTCGGTTACGCGCTCGACTGGCAGCGTGCGCTGCCGGCGGACACCCGGGTGGAGATCATCGACGAGGCCGGGCACCTGCCGCACGTCGAGCGGCCCGACGAGTTCCTCGCCCGCTTCGCCCCGGTGGCCGTCTGA
- a CDS encoding penicillin acylase family protein, with translation MTASPIGSLPLSGLDGEVEIVLDRWGVPHIYAGTRHDAYLAQGFQAARDRLFQIDLWRRRGLGLLSEVFGTRFLAQDRATRLFLYRGDMRAEWLAYGNATRDVVTAFVSGVNAFVGWAMEAPDERLPPEFHALGHQPARWEPDDVVRIRTHGLLYNAEQELARALTVRDLGPAAEELRSVREPHTDLAVPDAAALTHLSDDVLDVYRLAFAPVDFTGLAGAAPPATAPSGSNNWVVAPDRTATGRPVLANDPHRAVTVPSLRYLTHLEAPGMSVIGAGEPNLPGVSIGHNGRVAFGLTIWPVDHEDLYVYELHPDDDTRYRHRDNWERFTAVEERTAVAGGAEETLHLAYTRHGPVIHLDPATRTAVAVRAVWLEPGMAPYLASLEYQDVEDVDGFRRALRRWGAPGVNQVFADATGDIGWQGCGLVPRRPGWDGALPVPGDGRFEWDGFLPLEELPGVRNPEAGWFSTSNEENLPEGFDNDRSTITTDWYSHARHERLSGWLDGDEPVDVEGSVRMQGDAVNTHGRRLLDRLRPLTGGGMRQEQEWVALQGWDGVESTTSRPTLVFQIWVRRHLRPWLVDRCLGRLGIGAERAAAARHRLLRADTLFSDLRPDLRMVEMFDLADEADADLVRAGVDETLGAALAELATLLGGDPAGWTWGDLHRTELRHAVFTHAPDAPERWRSLPSVARPGSGDTVGLTGHDPSFNAVMGSSFRVAVDVGEWDSTRVLNSPGQSGDPRSPHYADQLEMWGEGGAFPLAYTRAAVEDAAVSRLVLTPGTDGRRR, from the coding sequence GTGACCGCGTCCCCGATCGGCTCGCTCCCGCTGTCCGGGCTCGACGGCGAGGTCGAGATCGTCCTCGACCGCTGGGGCGTCCCGCACATCTACGCCGGAACCCGGCACGACGCCTACCTCGCGCAGGGGTTCCAGGCCGCCCGCGACCGGCTGTTCCAGATCGACCTGTGGCGTCGTCGCGGGCTCGGCCTACTCTCGGAGGTCTTCGGCACCCGCTTCCTCGCCCAGGACCGAGCGACCCGACTGTTCCTCTACCGCGGCGACATGCGGGCGGAGTGGCTGGCCTACGGCAACGCCACCCGGGACGTCGTGACCGCGTTCGTGTCCGGTGTGAACGCCTTCGTCGGCTGGGCCATGGAGGCTCCGGACGAGCGGCTCCCGCCGGAGTTCCACGCGCTCGGCCACCAGCCCGCGCGCTGGGAGCCCGACGACGTCGTCCGTATCCGTACCCACGGTCTGCTCTACAACGCCGAGCAGGAGCTGGCCCGGGCCCTGACCGTGCGCGACCTCGGTCCGGCGGCCGAGGAGCTCCGGTCGGTGCGCGAACCGCACACCGACCTCGCGGTACCCGACGCCGCGGCGCTGACCCACCTGTCCGACGATGTGCTCGACGTGTACCGGCTGGCCTTCGCCCCGGTCGACTTCACCGGCCTGGCCGGCGCCGCACCGCCGGCGACCGCGCCGTCGGGCAGCAACAACTGGGTGGTCGCACCGGATCGGACGGCCACCGGCCGGCCGGTGCTGGCGAACGACCCGCACCGGGCTGTGACCGTGCCGTCGCTGCGCTACCTGACCCATCTCGAGGCGCCGGGGATGAGCGTCATCGGTGCCGGTGAGCCGAACCTGCCGGGCGTTTCGATCGGTCACAACGGGCGGGTCGCCTTCGGCCTGACGATCTGGCCCGTCGACCACGAGGACCTCTACGTCTACGAGCTCCACCCCGACGACGACACCCGGTACCGCCACCGCGACAACTGGGAACGCTTCACCGCGGTCGAGGAGCGCACGGCCGTCGCCGGTGGCGCGGAGGAGACCCTGCACCTCGCCTACACCCGGCACGGCCCGGTGATCCACCTCGACCCGGCGACCCGGACCGCCGTCGCGGTGCGCGCCGTCTGGCTCGAGCCGGGGATGGCGCCGTATCTGGCCAGCCTGGAGTACCAGGACGTCGAGGACGTCGACGGATTCCGGCGCGCCCTGCGCCGCTGGGGCGCGCCCGGCGTCAACCAGGTCTTCGCCGACGCGACCGGCGACATCGGGTGGCAGGGCTGCGGACTCGTCCCCCGCCGGCCCGGCTGGGACGGCGCGCTGCCGGTGCCCGGTGACGGCCGCTTCGAGTGGGACGGGTTCCTCCCGCTCGAGGAGCTGCCCGGGGTCCGCAATCCGGAGGCGGGGTGGTTCTCGACGTCGAACGAGGAGAACCTGCCCGAGGGTTTCGACAACGACCGGTCGACGATCACCACGGACTGGTACTCGCACGCCCGGCACGAACGCCTGTCCGGCTGGCTCGACGGTGACGAACCGGTCGACGTCGAGGGCAGCGTCCGTATGCAGGGCGACGCCGTGAACACCCACGGCCGGCGGCTGCTCGACCGGCTGCGTCCGCTCACCGGCGGCGGGATGCGACAGGAGCAGGAGTGGGTGGCGCTCCAGGGCTGGGACGGCGTCGAGTCGACGACCTCCCGCCCCACCCTGGTCTTCCAGATCTGGGTCCGCCGGCACCTGCGGCCCTGGCTCGTCGACCGCTGCCTGGGGCGGCTCGGGATCGGCGCGGAGCGTGCCGCGGCCGCACGGCACCGGCTGCTGCGCGCCGACACCCTGTTCTCCGATCTGCGCCCGGACCTGCGGATGGTCGAGATGTTCGATCTCGCCGACGAGGCCGACGCCGACCTCGTCCGGGCCGGGGTGGACGAGACCCTCGGCGCAGCGCTGGCCGAGCTCGCCACCCTCCTCGGCGGCGACCCGGCCGGGTGGACGTGGGGGGATCTGCACCGCACCGAGTTGCGGCACGCGGTGTTCACCCATGCTCCCGATGCCCCGGAGCGGTGGCGGTCGCTGCCCTCCGTGGCACGGCCGGGCAGCGGCGACACGGTCGGGCTGACCGGGCACGACCCGTCGTTCAACGCCGTGATGGGCAGCAGCTTCCGCGTCGCGGTCGACGTGGGGGAGTGGGACTCGACCCGAGTGCTGAACTCGCCCGGTCAGTCGGGGGACCCGCGTTCTCCGCACTACGCCGACCAGCTCGAGATGTGGGGCGAGGGCGGGGCCTTCCCACTCGCCTACACCCGCGCGGCCGTGGAGGACGCGGCCGTGAGCCGGCTGGTGCTGACGCCGGGGACGGACGGGCGGCGCCGCTGA
- a CDS encoding SDR family NAD(P)-dependent oxidoreductase, which yields MTDELGPSDPRTLFDVAGRGAVVTGAADGLGFAMARVLARNRARVMLVDTDADVLATATERLLAEDLAVRSAVADVRDAAAIDDVMTRTAGWDGGLDIVIANAGISSGLGRRFGNGLDTVDPERWRAVLDVNLTGVLHTLRAGASRMNSGGRIVITGSVAGLDTDPLVGYAYSSSKAATTLLARNVADELAPRGICVNVIAPGSFRTSIGSRNPGNGQMLEELTRATAIGRMADPAEIEGLTLLLTSPAAGHITGAVYTIDGGVGVARR from the coding sequence ATGACCGATGAACTCGGACCCTCCGATCCCCGCACCCTGTTCGACGTGGCAGGTCGCGGTGCGGTGGTCACCGGCGCCGCCGACGGCCTCGGCTTCGCCATGGCCCGGGTGCTGGCCCGCAACCGGGCCCGGGTGATGCTGGTCGACACCGACGCCGACGTGCTGGCCACGGCCACCGAGCGGCTCCTCGCCGAGGACCTGGCCGTGCGGTCCGCGGTCGCCGACGTCCGTGATGCCGCCGCGATCGACGACGTGATGACCCGGACCGCCGGCTGGGACGGCGGGCTCGACATCGTGATCGCCAACGCGGGCATCTCCTCCGGGCTCGGGCGCCGCTTCGGCAACGGGCTCGACACGGTCGACCCGGAGCGCTGGCGCGCCGTGCTCGACGTCAACCTGACCGGGGTGCTGCACACGCTCCGGGCGGGCGCGTCGCGGATGAACTCCGGGGGCCGCATCGTGATCACCGGTTCCGTCGCAGGCCTGGACACCGATCCGCTGGTCGGTTACGCCTACTCCAGTTCCAAGGCGGCGACGACGCTGCTGGCCCGCAACGTCGCCGACGAGCTCGCGCCCCGCGGGATCTGCGTCAACGTCATCGCGCCCGGCTCGTTCCGCACCTCGATCGGTAGCCGCAACCCCGGCAACGGGCAGATGCTGGAGGAGCTCACACGGGCCACCGCGATCGGCCGGATGGCCGATCCGGCCGAGATCGAGGGTCTGACCCTGCTGCTCACCTCGCCGGCCGCGGGGCACATCACCGGCGCCGTGTACACCATCGACGGTGGCGTGGGGGTGGCCCGAAGGTGA
- a CDS encoding IS1634 family transposase, giving the protein MHVRVATRRNKDGAAVRYLQLTHNEWDPATKTSRPKVLHSFGREDQLDRDAIKRLVASLSRLLDPATALRTSSGADPGDLAFTSSRPVGGTLVLDALWRRLGIDTVMARLLDGCKRDPRTERVLFALVANRALEPGSKLAAAGWINRRCHIDGLPETSDDACYRAMDWLLEIAPDLEREVFWQVATLLDHEVDLLFFDTTSTYFETEGPDDPVARDAHGRPVPDLAGDPASGPVGDDGTGTAGGDTAGDPVGFRTYGKSKDSRDDLPQVVIGMAVTRAGIPVRVWCWPGNTTDSALIRQARADMRDWTLARVMWVADRGFSSAQNRRELRRGGGHYIIGEKLRSGSAEATAALSRPGRYQHVRDNLQVKEVRIADDERFVLCFNPEQAERDAALREVMTGKLAALIAASDRLTAEKRAELRGRISTMPGLNRYLRTTPGGLLRVDKKKVTSETHLDGKYLLRCSDPTISAEDIALGYKQLLQVERGWRDMKTTLELRPVYHRLEDRIRAHVILCWLALLLVRIVETTTGRTWNQVRDDLQELHVGTFEGPAGTFRQRTELTTTQRDILGKLVVNAPKKIIELGPPATS; this is encoded by the coding sequence GTGCACGTACGGGTGGCGACACGGCGAAACAAGGACGGCGCAGCCGTGCGGTACCTGCAGTTGACGCACAACGAGTGGGACCCGGCCACGAAGACGTCCCGGCCGAAGGTGCTGCACAGCTTCGGCCGCGAGGACCAGCTCGACCGCGACGCCATCAAGCGCCTGGTCGCGTCGCTCTCCCGGCTACTCGATCCGGCCACCGCCCTGCGGACATCGTCCGGTGCCGATCCGGGGGATCTGGCGTTCACCTCGTCGCGCCCGGTCGGCGGCACGCTGGTACTCGATGCGCTGTGGCGCCGGCTCGGGATCGACACCGTCATGGCACGGCTGCTGGACGGGTGCAAGCGTGACCCGCGCACCGAGCGGGTGCTGTTCGCGCTGGTCGCGAACCGGGCACTGGAACCGGGCTCGAAGCTGGCCGCCGCCGGGTGGATCAACCGGCGCTGCCACATCGACGGCCTGCCCGAGACCAGCGACGATGCCTGCTACCGGGCGATGGACTGGCTGCTCGAGATCGCACCGGATCTGGAGCGGGAGGTGTTCTGGCAGGTCGCCACGCTGCTCGATCACGAGGTTGACCTGCTGTTCTTCGACACCACCTCCACCTATTTCGAGACCGAAGGCCCCGACGACCCAGTCGCCCGGGACGCCCACGGCCGCCCGGTCCCCGACCTGGCCGGCGACCCGGCCAGCGGCCCGGTCGGCGACGACGGCACCGGCACGGCCGGTGGGGACACCGCAGGCGACCCGGTGGGGTTCCGGACCTACGGCAAGTCGAAGGACTCCCGCGACGACCTGCCCCAGGTCGTGATCGGCATGGCCGTCACCAGGGCCGGGATCCCGGTCCGGGTGTGGTGCTGGCCGGGCAACACCACCGACTCCGCCCTGATCCGCCAGGCCCGCGCCGACATGCGGGACTGGACCCTGGCCCGGGTCATGTGGGTCGCCGACCGCGGCTTTTCTTCCGCCCAGAACCGCCGGGAGCTGCGCCGCGGCGGCGGGCACTACATCATCGGCGAGAAGCTGCGTTCCGGCTCCGCGGAGGCCACCGCGGCGCTGTCCCGACCGGGCCGCTACCAGCATGTTCGGGACAACCTGCAGGTCAAAGAGGTACGGATCGCCGACGATGAGCGGTTCGTGCTCTGCTTCAACCCCGAACAGGCCGAGCGTGACGCCGCGCTGCGCGAGGTCATGACCGGCAAGCTGGCCGCGCTGATCGCCGCCAGCGACCGGCTGACCGCCGAGAAACGGGCCGAGCTGCGGGGACGGATCTCCACCATGCCCGGGCTGAACCGGTACCTGCGCACCACACCCGGCGGGCTGCTCCGCGTCGACAAGAAGAAGGTCACCAGCGAGACACACCTGGACGGGAAGTACCTGCTGCGCTGCTCGGACCCCACCATCTCGGCCGAGGACATCGCGCTGGGCTACAAGCAGCTCCTGCAGGTCGAACGCGGCTGGCGAGACATGAAGACCACCCTCGAGTTGCGCCCGGTCTATCACCGACTCGAGGACCGGATCCGCGCCCACGTCATCCTCTGCTGGCTCGCGCTGCTGCTGGTCCGGATCGTCGAGACCACCACCGGGCGCACCTGGAACCAGGTCCGCGACGACCTGCAAGAACTCCACGTCGGCACCTTCGAAGGCCCCGCCGGCACCTTCCGGCAACGCACCGAGCTCACCACCACCCAGCGCGACATCCTGGGCAAGCTCGTCGTCAACGCACCGAAGAAGATCATCGAACTCGGCCCGCCTGCAACGTCCTGA
- a CDS encoding polysaccharide deacetylase family protein produces MGHLQLPPGKKIAVNLGTDFDAQCLWLGAFNRPSPASMSRGEFGAEVGVPRLLSLYKRYGVRTTWFTPGHSIDTFPEWCKKILDDGHEFGHHGYYHENPTMISGDTERRLVDLAFQTFKKVLGVRPVGYRSPYWDYSESTLDIIEEAGLIYDTSLMGRDFHPYHPQRWQVRWEQGNVAGRASKVLEIPVNWYLDDFPPLAYTGAQAGMQDSNTIYNRWKDIFDYAYANETNPVYATCVHPQIIGQAHHMLWYERLVEYISGHEGVWFATIEEIARAWVDDETDQAKFALPDVRGVEPAPADSGWA; encoded by the coding sequence ATGGGACACCTGCAACTGCCCCCGGGCAAGAAGATCGCCGTCAACCTCGGGACCGACTTCGACGCCCAGTGCCTCTGGCTCGGGGCGTTCAACCGGCCCTCGCCCGCGTCGATGTCGCGCGGCGAGTTCGGCGCCGAGGTCGGCGTGCCGCGCCTGCTGTCGCTGTACAAGCGCTACGGCGTGCGCACGACCTGGTTCACGCCGGGGCACTCGATCGACACCTTCCCCGAATGGTGCAAGAAGATCCTCGACGACGGCCACGAGTTCGGCCACCACGGCTACTACCACGAGAACCCGACCATGATCTCCGGCGACACCGAGCGCCGCCTGGTCGATCTCGCGTTCCAGACCTTCAAGAAGGTGCTGGGCGTCCGGCCGGTCGGCTACCGGTCGCCGTACTGGGATTACAGCGAGTCCACCCTGGACATCATCGAGGAAGCCGGACTGATCTACGACACCAGCCTGATGGGCCGGGACTTCCATCCATACCACCCGCAGCGCTGGCAGGTCCGCTGGGAGCAGGGCAACGTCGCCGGCCGCGCGAGCAAGGTCCTCGAGATCCCGGTGAACTGGTACCTCGACGACTTCCCGCCGCTGGCCTACACCGGCGCCCAGGCCGGTATGCAGGACTCGAACACGATCTACAACCGGTGGAAGGACATCTTCGACTACGCCTACGCCAACGAGACGAACCCGGTCTATGCGACCTGCGTCCACCCCCAGATCATCGGCCAGGCGCACCACATGCTCTGGTACGAGCGGCTGGTCGAGTACATCAGCGGGCACGAGGGTGTCTGGTTCGCGACGATCGAGGAGATCGCCCGCGCCTGGGTCGACGACGAGACCGACCAGGCCAAGTTCGCGCTCCCCGACGTGCGCGGCGTCGAGCCCGCACCCGCCGACTCCGGTTGGGCCTGA
- a CDS encoding SDR family NAD(P)-dependent oxidoreductase encodes MSDGHGLLTGKVVVVTGGASGIGRATCVRAAEEGAAAVVIGDIAEHGRDAGPSTAELVAATGIPVTHCPTDVTDPAALARLMAVADDVGGVDLMVNVAGISDRIALLDIDVARLRRVMAVNVEGTIFGAQAAARSMIDGGRAGSIVNISSVGGMRGFAMASTYSASKGAVRTFTYALADAVAPQGIRANVVLPGQVDTEMLRVEMAGGSPIRIPLGRKGRPSEIADAVVWLGSDLASYVTGASLVVDGGYSAVI; translated from the coding sequence ATGAGCGACGGCCACGGGCTGCTGACCGGCAAGGTCGTCGTCGTCACCGGCGGGGCCAGCGGGATCGGACGGGCGACCTGCGTGCGCGCCGCCGAGGAGGGCGCCGCCGCCGTGGTGATCGGCGACATCGCCGAGCACGGCCGCGACGCCGGCCCGTCGACCGCCGAGCTGGTCGCCGCCACGGGGATCCCGGTCACCCACTGCCCGACCGACGTCACCGACCCGGCCGCCCTGGCCCGGCTGATGGCCGTGGCCGACGACGTCGGCGGGGTGGATCTGATGGTCAACGTCGCGGGGATCAGCGACCGGATCGCGCTGCTCGACATCGACGTCGCCCGGCTGCGGCGGGTGATGGCGGTCAACGTGGAGGGCACCATCTTCGGGGCGCAGGCCGCGGCCCGCTCGATGATCGACGGTGGGCGGGCCGGATCGATCGTGAACATCTCCTCGGTCGGGGGGATGCGGGGATTCGCCATGGCGTCCACCTACTCGGCGTCCAAGGGCGCCGTCCGGACGTTCACCTACGCCCTGGCCGATGCGGTTGCACCGCAAGGTATCCGGGCCAACGTGGTGCTCCCCGGACAGGTGGACACCGAGATGCTGCGGGTCGAGATGGCGGGTGGTTCGCCGATCCGCATCCCGCTCGGCCGCAAGGGCCGCCCGTCCGAGATCGCCGATGCGGTGGTGTGGCTCGGCAGTGACCTGGCGAGCTATGTCACCGGTGCCTCGCTGGTGGTCGACGGTGGCTACTCGGCGGTGATCTGA
- a CDS encoding fumarylacetoacetate hydrolase family protein: MKLALFNGFRLGVVLDESTGHAGEPVVVDVSDAVGAHDRDPLTAGWWRALCRDWPALRSAVVDAVDTGTRYPLHEVRLDSAALAPSKIIAAASNYADHVAEMHAVQERTLGAVQSWMMEFDIFLKSPSSLTGPSGPVRLPADLVAAGTEIHHESELVVVVGRGGRDIPVEQARAAIFGVTAGLDITVRSPADRSRRKSYDTFSPLGPVVRVLDDDFDGEALDITMTVDGQVRQQVNTRDLITPVERIVAYASTVMTLNPGDLIFTGAPPGVGRIRPGETLVTTISGVGTMTTAVTLDEPATAAATG; this comes from the coding sequence ATGAAGCTCGCACTGTTCAACGGTTTCCGGCTCGGGGTCGTGCTCGACGAGTCGACCGGCCACGCGGGGGAGCCGGTCGTCGTCGACGTCTCCGACGCCGTCGGCGCCCACGACCGGGATCCGCTCACCGCGGGCTGGTGGCGGGCCCTGTGCCGGGACTGGCCCGCTCTCCGCTCGGCGGTGGTCGACGCCGTCGACACCGGGACCCGGTACCCGCTGCACGAGGTCCGTCTGGACTCCGCAGCACTCGCCCCCAGCAAGATCATCGCTGCCGCCAGCAACTACGCCGACCACGTCGCCGAGATGCACGCGGTGCAGGAGCGGACGCTGGGCGCCGTGCAGAGCTGGATGATGGAGTTCGACATCTTCCTCAAGTCGCCGTCGTCGCTGACCGGACCGTCCGGGCCGGTACGGCTGCCCGCCGACCTGGTGGCCGCGGGCACCGAGATCCATCACGAGTCCGAGCTCGTCGTGGTGGTCGGCCGCGGTGGCCGCGACATCCCGGTGGAGCAGGCCCGCGCCGCGATCTTCGGTGTCACGGCCGGGCTCGACATCACGGTGCGCAGCCCGGCCGACCGCTCGCGGCGCAAGAGCTACGACACCTTCAGCCCACTGGGGCCGGTCGTGCGGGTGCTCGACGACGACTTCGACGGGGAGGCCCTGGACATCACGATGACCGTCGACGGGCAGGTCCGGCAGCAGGTCAACACCCGTGACCTGATCACCCCGGTCGAGCGGATCGTCGCCTACGCCTCGACGGTCATGACCCTGAACCCCGGTGACCTGATCTTCACCGGTGCGCCTCCCGGGGTGGGGCGCATCCGGCCCGGCGAGACCCTGGTGACCACCATCTCCGGCGTCGGCACGATGACCACCGCCGTCACCCTCGACGAGCCCGCCACCGCGGCGGCCACCGGATGA